From a region of the Teredinibacter turnerae genome:
- the cysQ gene encoding 3'(2'),5'-bisphosphate nucleotidase CysQ, producing MNDSALLEPVIAASEQAGAAIAAIFRDFKQQQVQRKKDDSPVTEADLAAHHMLVQALSGLTPDIPVLSEESVLPSFAQRQTWQRYWLVDPLDGTQEFIDGGSEFTVNVALIDNNRPVLGVVHAPLLDLTYGAVVGVGAWKRHHGNNRAIRTRSLAARLARGDALELVCSRRHGVEAIETLAAELEQKLGLVVTKSVGSSLKFCLVAEGEADIYPRLAPCCEWDTAASQAIVEAAGGCIVDMRFQPLAYNRTEDLLNDHFFAFGDPAFEWQSYFP from the coding sequence ATGAACGACTCAGCACTACTAGAGCCGGTGATCGCTGCTAGCGAACAGGCCGGAGCGGCTATTGCCGCGATTTTTAGAGATTTTAAACAGCAACAGGTACAGCGAAAAAAAGATGATTCGCCAGTGACTGAGGCGGACTTGGCTGCGCACCATATGCTCGTGCAGGCACTATCGGGCTTAACTCCCGATATTCCGGTACTCTCAGAGGAGTCAGTGCTTCCGAGTTTCGCCCAGCGACAAACCTGGCAACGCTACTGGTTGGTGGATCCTCTGGACGGAACCCAGGAATTTATCGATGGCGGTTCCGAGTTTACCGTCAACGTTGCCTTAATCGATAACAACCGCCCTGTTCTGGGGGTGGTGCATGCGCCTTTGCTCGATCTTACCTATGGTGCCGTGGTTGGCGTGGGTGCCTGGAAACGGCACCATGGCAATAATCGAGCGATACGGACGCGATCTTTAGCCGCACGTCTGGCGCGCGGCGATGCGCTCGAACTGGTTTGCAGTCGCAGGCACGGTGTGGAGGCTATTGAAACGCTGGCTGCGGAACTGGAGCAGAAGCTCGGCTTGGTCGTTACCAAAAGTGTTGGCAGCTCACTGAAATTTTGCCTGGTGGCGGAAGGGGAAGCGGATATTTATCCGCGGCTCGCGCCCTGTTGTGAGTGGGACACTGCCGCATCTCAGGCCATTGTGGAAGCGGCTGGCGGCTGTATCGTCGATATGCGATTTCAGCCGCTCGCCTATAACCGCACCGAAGATCTGCTTAACGACCACTTTTTCGCATTTGGCGATCCAGCATTTGAATGGCAAAGTTATTTTCCATAA